A single Marinitoga aeolica DNA region contains:
- the lptB gene encoding LPS export ABC transporter ATP-binding protein, protein MHNLVCKKITKKYGRKTVLNKVDFKASTGKIVGILGPNGAGKSTLFKSILGIVVPKSGDIYLDDKKITHLPVHVRAKTGIAYLPQEPSVFRNLTVWDNMDLIATMLKIKNKEDFIKDILIEFGIYELREQIADSLSGGEKRRLEFARTLITNPKFILLDEPFVGIDPITVKDIQKIIKTLSQKNLGVIVTDHNVDEIAEVVDILYVLHKGNVIAYGNPEEVLKDKVVIENYLGW, encoded by the coding sequence ATGCATAATCTTGTGTGCAAAAAAATAACAAAAAAATATGGAAGAAAAACAGTATTAAATAAAGTAGATTTTAAAGCCAGCACCGGCAAAATTGTTGGGATTTTGGGTCCCAACGGTGCTGGTAAGTCTACTTTATTTAAATCAATTTTGGGAATCGTAGTTCCCAAAAGTGGAGATATATATTTAGATGATAAAAAAATTACTCATTTACCTGTTCATGTAAGAGCAAAAACTGGAATAGCATATCTTCCACAGGAACCGTCGGTATTCAGAAATTTGACAGTTTGGGATAATATGGATTTAATAGCTACAATGTTGAAAATTAAAAATAAGGAAGATTTCATAAAAGATATTTTAATCGAATTTGGAATATATGAATTAAGAGAGCAAATAGCAGATTCGCTTTCGGGTGGTGAAAAAAGAAGATTAGAATTTGCAAGAACTTTGATAACTAATCCAAAATTTATTTTATTAGATGAACCGTTTGTTGGAATTGATCCAATTACAGTTAAAGATATACAAAAAATAATAAAAACGTTGTCTCAAAAAAATTTAGGAGTTATTGTTACAGATCATAATGTTGATGAAATTGCAGAAGTTGTAGATATTTTATATGTTTTACATAAAGGTAATGTTATTGCCTATGGGAATCCAGAAGAGGTATTAAAAGATAAAGTAGTAATAGAAAATTACTTAGGTTGGTGA
- a CDS encoding TIGR00725 family protein, with protein MNIGVIGYSGNPNEEPINSLKGIVYEIGKMIAENNWTLFSGGRDGIMELISKSVKENGGKSIGILPWEIEGNEYLDISIKTGLDFSMRSYVLVKSVDVVISIGGEIGTAIEILGAYANKKPVILIKRTGGWTDRIQNVLIEEKYLDNRKLAKIYIANDIKELEMLLKKLENSIDKVRGGEF; from the coding sequence ATGAATATAGGTGTGATTGGATATTCTGGTAACCCTAATGAAGAACCAATCAATTCTCTAAAAGGTATAGTATATGAAATTGGAAAAATGATAGCTGAAAATAATTGGACTTTATTTAGTGGTGGAAGAGATGGAATTATGGAATTGATTTCTAAATCTGTAAAAGAAAATGGTGGAAAAAGCATAGGAATATTGCCCTGGGAAATAGAAGGAAATGAGTATCTTGATATTTCAATAAAAACAGGGTTGGATTTTTCAATGAGATCATATGTTCTTGTTAAAAGTGTTGATGTTGTTATAAGCATTGGTGGAGAAATAGGGACTGCAATAGAAATTTTAGGAGCATATGCAAATAAAAAACCAGTAATTTTAATAAAAAGAACTGGTGGTTGGACTGATAGAATACAAAATGTATTGATTGAAGAAAAATATTTAGATAATAGAAAGCTTGCTAAAATTTATATAGCAAATGATATAAAGGAATTAGAAATGTTACTAAAAAAGTTAGAAAATTCTATTGATAAAGTAAGAGGAGGAGAATTTTAA
- the gltX gene encoding glutamate--tRNA ligase, giving the protein MIRLRFAPSPTGSMHVGGVRTALFNWLYARKYNGKFILRIEDTDIERSTKESENEIINSLKWCGLTWDEGPDINGDYGPYRQSERLEIYDKYINYLIENNKAYYAVYDKDNNEIYTSSEYPEKFKDESIVVKFRVDKKGNTKFVDLLKGEITFRNDLLEDFIIKRSNGIPVYNFTVVIDDHFMEITHVIRGEDHISNTQKQIMLYEALGWTPPKFMHIPLILGNDRKPLSKRHGGTSVEYFRKEGILKEALMNYLALLGWTIEDEIFNYKSKVGSFTPEKLSNKGVIFDYEKLEWICGKHLRMKNIEILMDEYIDWLNYIEDIDLKEKVLSDKKYSLNVLSICREKVNTLKQLKDFSYNFFIENFDYEEKFIEKFLKKEWSEELIKIAKEKFEELEDYTVENVEKVIRNLAELKIASKKNTFQTIRGVVLGKLVTPGLFESISVLGKEKTISRFKKAEVFLNEYIKK; this is encoded by the coding sequence ATGATTAGATTAAGATTTGCTCCTAGTCCCACAGGTAGTATGCATGTTGGAGGAGTGAGAACAGCTCTTTTTAATTGGTTATATGCAAGGAAATATAATGGGAAATTTATATTAAGAATTGAAGATACGGATATTGAAAGATCTACAAAAGAATCAGAAAATGAAATTATTAATTCATTAAAATGGTGTGGTTTAACTTGGGATGAAGGTCCAGATATAAATGGAGATTATGGTCCTTATAGGCAAAGTGAAAGATTAGAAATATATGATAAATATATAAATTATTTGATTGAAAATAATAAAGCATATTATGCTGTTTATGATAAAGATAATAATGAAATATACACATCTTCAGAGTATCCAGAAAAATTTAAAGATGAAAGTATTGTAGTTAAATTTAGGGTAGATAAAAAAGGAAATACGAAATTTGTAGATTTATTAAAAGGGGAAATAACTTTTAGGAATGATCTTTTAGAAGATTTTATTATCAAACGTTCTAATGGAATTCCTGTGTATAATTTTACAGTTGTTATAGATGATCATTTTATGGAAATAACTCATGTAATTAGAGGCGAAGACCATATTTCAAATACACAAAAACAAATAATGCTATATGAAGCTTTGGGATGGACTCCGCCAAAATTTATGCATATACCATTAATACTGGGAAATGATAGAAAACCGTTAAGCAAAAGACATGGAGGAACTTCAGTTGAATATTTCAGAAAAGAAGGTATATTGAAAGAAGCTTTAATGAATTATCTTGCGTTACTAGGGTGGACTATAGAAGATGAAATTTTTAACTATAAGAGTAAAGTTGGTAGTTTTACTCCAGAAAAACTTTCTAATAAAGGTGTAATTTTTGATTATGAAAAATTGGAATGGATTTGTGGAAAACATCTTAGAATGAAAAATATTGAAATATTAATGGATGAATATATTGATTGGTTGAACTATATTGAAGATATAGATTTAAAAGAAAAGGTTTTATCTGATAAAAAGTATTCTCTAAATGTTTTATCCATATGTAGAGAAAAAGTGAATACTTTAAAACAATTAAAAGATTTTTCATATAATTTCTTTATAGAAAATTTTGATTACGAAGAAAAATTTATAGAAAAATTTTTAAAAAAAGAATGGTCAGAAGAATTAATAAAAATTGCAAAAGAAAAATTTGAAGAATTAGAGGATTATACAGTTGAAAATGTTGAAAAAGTTATTAGAAATTTAGCAGAGTTAAAGATAGCATCAAAAAAGAATACTTTTCAAACAATTAGAGGCGTAGTTTTAGGTAAACTAGTTACACCAGGACTTTTTGAATCTATATCGGTTTTAGGGAAAGAAAAAACAATATCTCGTTTTAAAAAGGCAGAGGTGTTTTTAAATGAATATATTAAAAAATAA
- the coaBC gene encoding bifunctional phosphopantothenoylcysteine decarboxylase/phosphopantothenate--cysteine ligase CoaBC, producing the protein MNILKNKKIVLGVSSGIAIYKAVDLSSKLRKLDVDLNIVLTEDSKKMISPVVFSAVGNCPVYTDYFNEVKDGWIPHTQLSMESDAIIIAPATANIIAKIANGFADDLLSLIALAFRKEAKILVPTMNTRMYESPTLQRNLDILKKDGWIIVEPEVGHLACGEVGKGRYPDNEMILEYLEYVLTKKDMKGKKVLITAGPTVEPIDPVRNITNRSSGRMGYELARAFSYRGAEVTLISGPTNINPPYILKRFINVNTALEMKNEVMKYYKNSDIIVMSAAVSDYKVKNYSNKKIKKENENIILELDRNPDILKELGKIKKENQILIGFAAETNNLLNYAKRKLVEKNCDLIIANDVSKKEIGFDSNLNEIDIINKMGDVTHVKKSSKRDIAFRIIDYIANNYSG; encoded by the coding sequence ATGAATATATTAAAAAATAAAAAGATAGTATTAGGTGTAAGTAGTGGGATAGCTATATATAAAGCTGTAGATTTATCTTCAAAATTGAGAAAGTTGGATGTGGATTTAAATATAGTTTTAACAGAAGATTCTAAAAAAATGATATCGCCTGTGGTTTTTTCAGCGGTGGGAAATTGTCCGGTATATACAGATTATTTTAATGAAGTAAAGGATGGGTGGATACCTCATACACAACTTTCTATGGAATCAGATGCAATAATAATAGCTCCGGCAACAGCTAATATTATTGCAAAGATTGCTAATGGTTTTGCAGATGATTTATTATCATTGATTGCTCTTGCTTTTAGGAAAGAAGCAAAAATATTAGTGCCGACTATGAATACAAGAATGTATGAATCCCCTACATTACAAAGAAATCTTGATATTTTGAAAAAAGATGGATGGATTATAGTGGAACCAGAAGTTGGACATTTGGCATGTGGAGAAGTAGGAAAAGGAAGATATCCAGATAATGAAATGATTTTGGAATATTTAGAATATGTATTAACAAAGAAAGATATGAAGGGGAAAAAAGTTTTAATAACAGCAGGTCCTACTGTAGAACCTATAGATCCTGTTAGAAATATAACAAATAGATCAAGTGGTAGGATGGGATATGAATTAGCCAGAGCATTTTCTTATAGAGGAGCTGAAGTTACTCTTATTTCTGGTCCTACAAATATAAATCCACCATATATATTAAAAAGATTTATTAATGTTAATACTGCATTAGAAATGAAGAATGAAGTAATGAAATATTATAAAAATTCAGATATAATTGTTATGTCCGCCGCTGTTTCAGATTATAAAGTAAAAAATTATTCCAATAAAAAGATAAAAAAAGAAAATGAAAATATAATATTGGAATTAGATAGAAATCCTGATATTCTTAAAGAATTAGGAAAAATAAAAAAAGAAAATCAAATATTAATTGGATTTGCTGCTGAGACAAACAACTTATTAAATTATGCTAAAAGAAAATTGGTGGAAAAAAATTGTGATTTAATAATTGCAAATGATGTATCTAAAAAAGAAATAGGTTTTGATTCAAATTTAAATGAAATAGATATAATAAATAAAATGGGAGATGTTACCCATGTTAAAAAAAGTTCAAAAAGAGATATTGCTTTTAGGATTATTGATTATATTGCAAACAATTATTCTGGCTAA
- a CDS encoding L,D-transpeptidase family protein — MLKKVQKEILLLGLLIILQTIILAKNSITFLKFHNNIIYLRAITEERMINPKVFLTTIGFRIMPDYSYSPTYIDIRINIDDFSRKDVLNLEIEYDSLNGRKKIIVNKFLELKDFFDEIKVEVSTIETLDGWKGVLVNNSNGRFNVENVYLDNRIKIYNSESNLYYLPESIEDGFHEIKVFYLNKYNVERIKKIKFFKKGWFYASSNLKGASYRVRFIDNYLVKKGDSIYKIARKYDVKPGEIILYNNISDPKTIYPGQLLKIGKLKFGESPLIITVDLDKSILNLYYLGKKVLTFPAAVGRSDATPPGYYRIMYKEKEPALYWYGEYIKPGSIINGVGSRWLQLSVEQYGIHGTTKPWEIGKRISHGCIRLLNQDVELLDFLTGIGTEVYALKSAR; from the coding sequence ATGTTAAAAAAAGTTCAAAAAGAGATATTGCTTTTAGGATTATTGATTATATTGCAAACAATTATTCTGGCTAAGAATTCTATAACATTTTTAAAATTTCATAATAATATTATTTATTTGAGAGCAATTACCGAAGAAAGAATGATAAATCCAAAAGTTTTTTTAACTACAATAGGTTTTAGAATAATGCCAGATTATTCTTATAGTCCGACATATATTGATATAAGAATAAATATTGATGATTTTAGCAGGAAAGATGTTCTAAATTTGGAGATAGAATATGATTCTTTAAATGGGAGAAAGAAAATAATAGTTAATAAATTTCTTGAACTTAAAGATTTTTTTGATGAAATAAAAGTAGAAGTTTCTACTATAGAAACATTGGATGGTTGGAAAGGTGTTCTGGTTAATAACTCTAATGGGAGATTTAATGTAGAAAATGTATATCTTGATAATAGGATAAAAATATATAATAGCGAGAGTAATTTATATTATTTACCAGAAAGTATTGAGGATGGTTTTCATGAGATAAAAGTTTTTTATTTAAATAAATATAATGTTGAAAGAATAAAAAAAATTAAATTTTTCAAAAAAGGATGGTTTTATGCATCATCAAATTTAAAAGGAGCTTCTTATAGGGTAAGATTTATTGATAATTACCTTGTAAAGAAGGGTGATTCTATATATAAAATTGCTAGAAAATATGATGTGAAACCTGGAGAAATAATATTATATAATAATATTTCAGATCCAAAAACAATTTATCCAGGGCAATTATTAAAAATTGGGAAATTAAAATTTGGAGAAAGTCCTCTGATAATTACCGTTGATCTTGATAAATCTATTCTTAATTTATATTATCTTGGAAAAAAGGTATTAACTTTTCCTGCAGCAGTCGGAAGGAGTGATGCGACGCCACCTGGGTATTATAGAATAATGTATAAAGAAAAAGAGCCTGCTTTATACTGGTATGGAGAATATATAAAACCAGGATCTATTATAAATGGTGTTGGTAGTAGATGGCTGCAATTATCTGTAGAACAATATGGAATACATGGAACAACAAAACCATGGGAAATAGGGAAAAGGATTTCACATGGATGTATAAGATTATTAAATCAGGATGTGGAATTATTGGATTTCTTAACTGGTATAGGAACAGAAGTGTATGCTTTAAAATCTGCGAGGTGA
- a CDS encoding AEC family transporter yields the protein MLFFLTLFKILPLFIIIFVGYIFGKVFFELDNAILNKVTLWIAGNVLAFTAINSNPPRFNELKAFFVGYIFIFALAIILPLILKKLNLIKSEWGIISFALMFSNGGYLGYPVVSALFGEEYIAKAVMYVIVMTLLSFSIGIIILTGDIKKGLKNMIKLPMLWGFLIGWILGANGLSWEKLPFFLHEPLKMIKEASIVIILINIGVSLSRIKIKIYDLYDTILTTTFRLIIFPVIAVFLVRLLKLDPILAGVFVIEVGMPVGMNVSFITEELEINPALGNLMVFISTLISIITVPLLYYLISLV from the coding sequence TTGCTTTTTTTTCTCACGCTATTTAAAATATTACCTTTATTTATAATAATTTTTGTAGGATATATATTTGGAAAAGTGTTTTTTGAATTGGATAATGCTATCTTGAATAAAGTAACATTATGGATAGCAGGGAACGTTTTGGCTTTTACAGCTATAAATTCTAATCCTCCAAGATTTAATGAATTAAAAGCATTTTTTGTAGGTTATATTTTTATATTTGCTTTAGCAATAATACTACCTTTAATATTAAAAAAGCTTAACTTAATAAAATCTGAATGGGGTATTATTTCTTTTGCTCTGATGTTTTCAAATGGTGGGTATTTAGGGTATCCAGTTGTAAGTGCTCTTTTTGGTGAAGAATATATAGCTAAAGCAGTGATGTATGTTATAGTTATGACATTATTATCTTTTTCTATAGGTATAATAATTTTAACTGGAGATATAAAAAAAGGGTTAAAAAATATGATAAAACTTCCAATGTTGTGGGGATTTTTAATTGGTTGGATTTTAGGAGCTAATGGTTTATCATGGGAGAAATTACCATTTTTTTTACATGAACCATTAAAAATGATAAAGGAAGCTAGTATTGTTATAATTCTAATAAATATAGGAGTTTCCCTTTCAAGGATAAAAATAAAGATTTATGATTTATATGATACAATTTTAACAACTACATTTAGATTAATAATATTTCCAGTTATAGCTGTGTTTTTAGTTCGTTTATTGAAACTGGATCCTATTCTTGCTGGAGTTTTTGTAATAGAAGTGGGAATGCCTGTTGGAATGAATGTATCATTTATTACTGAAGAGTTAGAAATAAATCCTGCTCTTGGAAATTTAATGGTTTTTATTAGTACATTGATATCTATTATAACTGTTCCGTTATTATACTATTTAATTAGTCTTGTGTAG
- a CDS encoding CoA-binding protein: MFDVRKIKKIGLIGATTNKAKFGYKILKDLVSKGYEVYPVTPNYDEIEGIKTYNSVKDLPEVDILNFVVPPKIGLKVTKEAYKNGFKKFWYQPGAESEEIKEYLESLNDPEVEYLFYKCIMVETM, from the coding sequence ATGTTTGATGTTAGAAAAATAAAAAAGATTGGATTAATTGGTGCAACAACAAACAAAGCTAAATTTGGGTATAAAATTTTAAAAGATTTAGTTTCAAAAGGTTATGAAGTTTATCCAGTAACACCAAATTACGATGAAATAGAAGGTATAAAAACTTATAACTCTGTAAAAGACTTACCAGAAGTAGATATTTTAAATTTTGTTGTTCCGCCAAAAATTGGTTTAAAAGTTACTAAAGAAGCTTATAAAAATGGTTTTAAAAAATTCTGGTATCAACCAGGGGCGGAGTCAGAAGAAATAAAAGAGTATTTAGAATCATTAAATGATCCAGAAGTTGAATATTTATTTTATAAATGTATAATGGTAGAA